The following are encoded in a window of Verrucomicrobiia bacterium genomic DNA:
- a CDS encoding PH domain-containing protein yields the protein MGLSLTYSLIRYFTFSYRITPYELITTQGLVGRLERKIPLARVQDVRIEQSLLQRLLGVVELQIETAGGQGAEANLSVLSSAEAEKLRLLILEHAGRALPATAATTDASTSMPPAAEEILCRLTLGDLVRAGLTSNYIASALVVLLVIWQQLDDLLPESVYEQLGRFLEQSVNQAANPAAGFSWTGALALALGLLTIGLIFSVAGSITLFYGFTLSRYGEDLRRSYGLFTRRISSLPRRRIQVLRIDEPWLRRCLGLATLRADTAGSTPQEGEEGKSGHDVLVPVLKRSAIEPLLPAVLPALGDEPETPWQRVSPRAIRRGTLKGAWMVLLLTAAACLAWQSWMGLWLLGLLPFVYWLNVQAYRHLGYRLGEYFFWSRQGWLSRKTWIVPVRNTQAIIVHQTPLDRWHGVASIRLDSAGQTSTGGGPHLHNVPATQALHLARTLARKASALRYRW from the coding sequence ATGGGGTTGTCGCTTACTTACTCTCTCATTCGTTATTTCACTTTTTCCTACCGCATCACCCCCTACGAGTTGATTACCACCCAGGGCCTCGTGGGACGCCTGGAACGCAAAATCCCCCTTGCTCGTGTCCAAGACGTGCGCATCGAGCAATCCCTCCTCCAACGCCTTCTCGGCGTCGTCGAACTTCAAATTGAAACCGCCGGCGGCCAGGGGGCCGAGGCCAATCTCTCTGTGCTCTCCTCCGCCGAGGCCGAGAAACTCCGCCTCCTCATCCTCGAACATGCCGGGCGTGCCCTGCCGGCCACCGCCGCGACGACTGATGCTTCAACGAGCATGCCCCCTGCCGCTGAAGAAATCTTATGCCGGCTCACCCTCGGTGATCTGGTCCGCGCGGGCCTGACCTCCAATTACATCGCTTCGGCCCTGGTGGTGCTGCTGGTGATCTGGCAACAGCTCGATGATCTGCTGCCCGAAAGCGTTTATGAGCAACTGGGCCGCTTCCTGGAACAATCGGTTAACCAGGCGGCCAACCCCGCAGCAGGATTTTCCTGGACAGGCGCCCTGGCGCTGGCCTTGGGACTTTTAACCATCGGCCTCATCTTCTCCGTCGCCGGCTCCATTACGCTCTTTTACGGCTTCACCCTGAGCCGTTATGGCGAGGATTTGCGCCGCAGCTATGGCTTGTTCACTCGCCGCATTTCCAGCCTGCCCCGCCGCCGCATTCAAGTGCTCCGCATTGATGAACCCTGGCTGCGTCGCTGTCTCGGACTGGCCACTTTGCGCGCCGACACCGCTGGCAGCACCCCCCAGGAGGGAGAAGAGGGCAAAAGCGGCCACGACGTCTTGGTGCCCGTCCTAAAACGCTCTGCCATTGAACCCTTGCTCCCGGCCGTGTTGCCCGCCCTTGGCGATGAACCAGAAACTCCTTGGCAGCGTGTTTCCCCCCGGGCCATCCGGCGCGGTACCCTCAAAGGCGCCTGGATGGTGCTCCTGTTAACCGCCGCCGCCTGTCTCGCCTGGCAAAGCTGGATGGGCCTGTGGCTGTTGGGCCTGCTTCCCTTCGTCTATTGGCTTAATGTCCAGGCCTACCGACATTTGGGATACCGTCTCGGCGAGTATTTCTTCTGGAGCCGCCAGGGCTGGCTCAGTCGCAAGACCTGGATCGTGCCTGTCCGCAACACCCAGGCCATCATCGTCCACCAAACCCCGCTGGACCGGTGGCACGGCGTGGCCAGCATCCGCTTGGATTCAGCCGGCCAAACCTCCACCGGCGGCGGCCCCCACCTCCATAACGTCCCCGCCACCCAAGCCTTGCACCTGGCCCGCACCCTTGCCCGCAAAGCTTCGGCTCTACGCTACCGCTGGTAA